In a single window of the Pseudomonas entomophila genome:
- a CDS encoding DUF3077 domain-containing protein, with amino-acid sequence MSDDFKPGPTQGTTTCLEIFRIQPGIPFEHAFSDLSMLLGCVAHFTTEAEMEGDLMASSAARILSGLAKGLIDDMELGLSQGK; translated from the coding sequence ATGAGCGACGACTTCAAGCCCGGCCCGACCCAGGGCACGACCACCTGCCTCGAGATCTTCCGTATCCAGCCCGGTATTCCTTTCGAACACGCCTTCAGCGACCTGTCGATGCTGCTCGGGTGCGTGGCGCATTTCACCACCGAAGCGGAGATGGAAGGAGACCTCATGGCCAGCAGCGCCGCGCGGATTCTCAGCGGGCTGGCCAAGGGGCTGATCGATGACATGGAGTTGGGGTTGAGCCAAGGCAAGTAA
- a CDS encoding dihydrodipicolinate synthase family protein, producing the protein MTQLPIQGVLPVAILPYNNDLSLDTSALRLQVEHILHTGCDGVVIGQISEVSRLTTSERFRVAELIAEQTGDKGLAIMSTGGESIAQAIEYSRQAEQVGCDALLVMHPSMWALDDEQMYTYFANVVESVQIPVLVHHAKSLAKRPLSIDVQARLLKAFGPQKVQFKPESAPTAPKVSLLRDATGGQARIFEGDGGMMLVDTYQRGLAGVIPATEIAEITVALWRALQAGDERTARAIAYPLSYLMCHMMASIDCYLQLSKHLLKRRRLMSNTLIRPPVDFTMDVETLKEVEKVYDQLFEFVTQ; encoded by the coding sequence ATGACGCAACTCCCCATCCAAGGTGTCCTTCCGGTCGCCATCCTGCCGTACAACAACGACCTCTCCCTGGATACCTCGGCCCTGCGCCTGCAGGTCGAACACATCCTGCACACCGGCTGCGACGGCGTGGTCATCGGGCAGATTTCCGAGGTCTCGCGGCTGACCACCAGCGAACGCTTCCGCGTAGCCGAACTGATCGCCGAACAGACCGGCGACAAGGGCCTGGCCATCATGAGCACCGGTGGCGAGAGCATCGCCCAGGCGATCGAATATTCGCGCCAGGCCGAGCAGGTCGGCTGTGACGCGCTGCTGGTGATGCACCCGTCGATGTGGGCGCTCGATGACGAGCAGATGTACACCTACTTCGCCAATGTCGTCGAAAGCGTGCAGATACCGGTGCTGGTGCACCACGCCAAGTCGCTGGCCAAGCGGCCGCTGTCGATCGACGTGCAGGCCCGCCTGCTCAAGGCGTTCGGCCCGCAGAAGGTGCAGTTCAAGCCCGAATCCGCGCCCACCGCGCCCAAGGTTTCGCTGTTGCGCGACGCCACCGGCGGCCAGGCGCGGATCTTCGAGGGCGACGGCGGCATGATGCTGGTCGATACCTACCAGCGCGGCCTGGCGGGGGTGATCCCGGCCACCGAGATCGCCGAGATCACCGTGGCGCTGTGGCGCGCATTGCAGGCCGGCGACGAGCGAACCGCCCGAGCCATCGCCTACCCGCTGTCCTACCTGATGTGCCACATGATGGCGAGCATCGACTGTTACTTGCAGTTGTCGAAACACCTGCTCAAACGCCGCCGGTTGATGAGCAATACATTGATCCGCCCACCCGTGGATTTCACCATGGATGTGGAAACCCTTAAAGAAGTTGAAAAAGTCTACGACCAACTTTTCGAATTCGTGACCCAGTAA
- a CDS encoding L-rhamnose mutarotase, with the protein MQRIGFSIELTSLEAAELYKAMHRDVPVQIAGEQGVLREIGLQRMSIYLLPPRTLFMQVEAHDQFDPLRDFTHALSVHPVIQAWDDRMHGDDNPLLKRIEGNRTDLNWWRLEQVYDWTLETAGQQK; encoded by the coding sequence ATGCAGCGTATTGGTTTCTCCATTGAATTGACCAGCCTCGAAGCCGCCGAACTGTATAAAGCCATGCACCGTGATGTCCCCGTGCAAATTGCCGGTGAACAAGGCGTACTGCGTGAAATCGGTTTGCAGCGTATGTCGATCTACTTGTTGCCGCCGCGCACCTTGTTCATGCAAGTCGAAGCCCACGATCAGTTCGACCCGCTGCGCGACTTTACCCACGCCCTGTCGGTGCACCCGGTGATCCAGGCTTGGGACGACCGCATGCACGGTGACGACAACCCGCTGCTCAAACGCATCGAAGGCAACCGCACCGACCTCAACTGGTGGCGCCTGGAGCAGGTGTACGACTGGACCCTGGAAACGGCGGGCCAACAAAAATGA
- a CDS encoding homocitrate synthase has translation MTAHNQSFVLMDCTFRDGGFQTDWRFSDAMVGRYFGMCQATGVDIVEMGYLNLDPAARVSHPGSFKALPESLSDVQRQQVDLGPMRAAVMIDAWRILDQPVQAAAEVILAAIRRSPFPIAILRIAAMSSQLAGSLALAKALAGQDLAVMINLMQAAELTPEQLALDLPALAVEPVTALYFADSFGRMLPEQVHRLFSRARELTPLPLGFHAHDNYGLAVANTQAALDAGARHADGTFAGIGRGAGNAPTETLGLLKSGTREMAECEAFLAAHIEPLRLTANWGYSPTYRSQARHNVHPTYAQRLFEGTPLTGLERIDILGKIAGHAGAHKFDASILSHYR, from the coding sequence ATGACCGCGCACAACCAGTCATTCGTGTTGATGGATTGCACCTTCCGTGATGGCGGGTTCCAGACCGACTGGCGGTTTTCCGATGCCATGGTCGGGCGCTATTTCGGTATGTGCCAGGCCACCGGCGTGGACATTGTCGAGATGGGCTACCTGAACCTGGACCCCGCCGCGCGGGTCAGCCACCCCGGGTCGTTCAAGGCACTGCCCGAGTCGCTCAGCGATGTGCAGCGCCAGCAGGTCGACCTGGGGCCGATGCGCGCGGCGGTGATGATCGATGCCTGGCGCATCCTCGATCAGCCGGTGCAGGCTGCCGCCGAGGTGATTCTGGCGGCGATCCGGCGCTCGCCGTTCCCCATCGCCATCCTGCGCATCGCGGCCATGAGCAGCCAGCTCGCGGGCAGCCTGGCGCTGGCCAAGGCGTTGGCGGGGCAGGACCTGGCGGTAATGATCAACCTGATGCAGGCCGCCGAACTGACGCCGGAGCAACTGGCCCTGGACCTGCCTGCGCTGGCCGTCGAACCCGTCACGGCGTTGTATTTCGCCGACAGCTTCGGGCGCATGCTGCCGGAGCAGGTCCATCGCCTGTTCAGCCGGGCGCGGGAGCTGACCCCGTTGCCGCTGGGCTTCCATGCCCACGACAACTATGGCCTGGCGGTGGCCAATACCCAGGCGGCGCTGGATGCTGGCGCCCGCCATGCCGATGGCACGTTCGCCGGGATCGGGCGAGGGGCCGGCAACGCGCCGACCGAAACCCTCGGCCTGCTGAAGTCGGGGACACGGGAAATGGCCGAGTGCGAGGCGTTCCTGGCGGCGCACATCGAGCCGCTCAGGCTCACGGCGAACTGGGGCTACTCGCCCACCTATCGCAGCCAGGCCAGGCACAACGTGCACCCGACCTACGCCCAGCGCCTGTTCGAAGGCACGCCGCTGACGGGCCTTGAGCGTATCGACATCCTCGGCAAGATCGCCGGGCATGCCGGGGCGCACAAGTTCGACGCGAGCATTCTCAGCCACTACCGGTGA
- a CDS encoding HAD family hydrolase: MVKLGELLADCKLVFFDCDGVLLDSNGVKLAAVDHALAAYPAVLRERCKDSFRLNFGRPRRWHFEAFQRLIGVAQEEDFVAASIERYEQYLQAHYRHSPAVAGAPHLLARLAARGVICTVVSGGVEAEINAALAECGMDRLLARVVGSPVTKIAAINALLEQYDCSAAQAVFLGDASADAEAAIACKVPFIFVSGHALIARSTLSASWPEGHWGGEVPNLLADNAVSRFCVSNQTIKEDS; the protein is encoded by the coding sequence ATGGTCAAACTCGGTGAACTGCTGGCGGACTGCAAGTTGGTGTTCTTCGACTGCGACGGCGTGCTGCTCGACTCCAACGGGGTGAAGCTGGCCGCGGTCGATCACGCCCTGGCCGCCTACCCGGCGGTGCTGCGCGAGCGCTGCAAGGACAGCTTCCGGCTCAACTTCGGTCGCCCGCGGCGCTGGCACTTCGAAGCCTTCCAGCGCTTGATCGGGGTGGCCCAGGAGGAAGATTTCGTGGCGGCGAGCATCGAGCGCTACGAGCAGTACCTGCAAGCGCACTATCGGCATTCGCCGGCAGTGGCTGGCGCGCCGCACCTGCTTGCTCGGCTGGCGGCCCGTGGGGTCATTTGCACGGTGGTCAGCGGCGGCGTGGAGGCGGAGATCAATGCCGCGCTGGCCGAGTGCGGGATGGATCGGCTGCTGGCACGGGTGGTGGGTTCGCCGGTGACCAAGATCGCGGCGATCAACGCGCTGCTGGAGCAGTACGACTGCAGCGCCGCGCAAGCCGTGTTCCTCGGTGATGCCAGCGCCGACGCCGAGGCCGCCATCGCTTGCAAGGTGCCGTTCATCTTCGTCAGTGGGCATGCGCTGATCGCCCGCTCGACCCTCAGCGCCAGCTGGCCTGAGGGCCACTGGGGCGGTGAGGTGCCCAACCTGCTGGCGGACAACGCTGTATCGCGCTTTTGCGTGAGCAACCAGACGATCAAGGAGGACTCATGA
- a CDS encoding SDR family oxidoreductase: MNTTTQRPLRIAITGVSRGLGLALSQALAARGHQVFGCQLSAEAAPAAQANPALFSASVAVPEDMRRFAEAACREGAMDIVVCNAGVINARKPAWEISQEEWAQVMEVNVLGVVNTLHAFLPAMLDRGQGLFVAISSGWGRSASWGLGPYCASKFAVEGLVGSLSADLPEGLHAVALDPGNGVNTKMLAQCLPDDHAQYIAPGLWAEHAADYIVDQLHGQKLSGSRTVPHPGC, translated from the coding sequence ATGAACACAACCACGCAGCGGCCGCTGCGCATCGCCATCACCGGTGTGAGCCGTGGCCTGGGGCTGGCCTTGAGCCAGGCGCTGGCCGCGCGCGGCCACCAGGTGTTCGGCTGCCAGCTGTCGGCCGAGGCCGCGCCGGCGGCCCAGGCCAACCCGGCACTGTTCAGTGCTTCGGTGGCGGTGCCCGAGGACATGCGGCGCTTCGCCGAGGCAGCGTGCCGCGAGGGGGCGATGGATATCGTGGTGTGCAATGCCGGGGTGATCAATGCGCGCAAGCCGGCCTGGGAAATCAGCCAGGAAGAATGGGCGCAGGTGATGGAGGTGAATGTGCTGGGCGTGGTCAACACGCTGCACGCCTTCCTGCCGGCGATGCTCGACCGCGGCCAGGGCCTGTTCGTCGCCATCAGCTCCGGCTGGGGGCGTTCGGCGTCCTGGGGGCTCGGCCCGTACTGCGCGAGTAAATTCGCGGTGGAGGGGTTGGTCGGCTCGCTCAGCGCCGACCTGCCGGAGGGTTTGCACGCGGTGGCGCTGGACCCTGGCAACGGGGTGAACACCAAAATGCTCGCCCAGTGCCTGCCGGATGACCATGCGCAGTACATCGCCCCAGGGCTGTGGGCCGAGCATGCCGCGGACTACATCGTCGACCAGCTTCATGGGCAAAAGCTCTCGGGCAGCCGCACGGTGCCGCACCCCGGCTGTTGA
- a CDS encoding SDR family oxidoreductase, with product MLKDKRVVVTGGGRDFGQAVSVWLAREGAHVDLCARQLDSARATCEIIQGEGGSARAYACDIADARSVRAFAEQLQADERPVDILVLSAAQWLEGPLGEGDSDEEIVSTINSGLTGSITLTRALLPSLRRSGAADIMAMVSVCGVPQFTNSVAHPAFFAAKHGMSGFCQNMTHHLAPEGIRVTGFYPPDFEVTSLDETVDPAGRLLNGRSIWETMRFVLAQPRSCHIDAVHFRGPTRQDLT from the coding sequence ATGCTGAAGGACAAACGTGTAGTGGTCACCGGGGGTGGCCGTGATTTTGGCCAGGCGGTTTCGGTCTGGCTGGCCCGCGAGGGCGCCCATGTGGACCTGTGCGCACGCCAGCTGGACAGCGCCCGGGCTACCTGCGAGATCATCCAGGGCGAAGGCGGCTCGGCCCGCGCCTATGCCTGCGACATTGCCGACGCCCGCTCGGTGCGTGCGTTCGCTGAGCAGTTGCAGGCCGACGAGCGGCCGGTGGATATCCTGGTGCTCAGTGCCGCGCAGTGGCTCGAAGGGCCGTTGGGCGAGGGTGACAGCGATGAAGAGATCGTCAGCACCATCAATTCCGGGCTGACCGGCTCGATCACCCTGACCCGGGCACTGCTGCCCAGCCTGCGCCGCTCTGGCGCGGCGGACATCATGGCGATGGTCTCGGTGTGCGGCGTGCCGCAGTTCACCAACTCCGTCGCCCATCCGGCGTTCTTCGCGGCCAAGCACGGCATGAGCGGTTTCTGCCAGAACATGACCCACCACTTGGCGCCGGAAGGTATCCGCGTCACCGGTTTCTACCCGCCCGACTTCGAGGTGACCAGCCTCGATGAAACCGTCGACCCGGCAGGCCGCCTGCTCAACGGGCGCTCCATCTGGGAAACCATGCGCTTCGTGCTGGCCCAGCCGCGCAGCTGCCATATCGATGCAGTGCATTTCCGTGGCCCGACCCGGCAGGACTTGACGTGA